From Piscinibacter gummiphilus:
CGGCGGGTCCGGGCCAGGTGCGCTTTCAGGTTCTGATCATGCAAATAGGCAAGAATCCACCCGAGTTTGCCGGCCGCTATGACATCGTGCTGTCGGGCACACTGGGTGACAAACCTTGGACGATTTCCCAGCCCGGCGGGCCCAAGCCACTGCAAGTGAAGCAGTCGGCCCGCCTCGAAGGCACCGTGAGCTATCCGCAAGAGGCGGTGGTGAAGACGGTGCAGGTCAAGGTGACCGACAACCAGGGCGGGGTCCGGGCGACCCAGACCGTCAAGTTGTGACCTTCCTCCGTCAATCTCTACCAGGAGCATCACCATGTTCGCGAAGAAAAAGCAGCCTCCCATTCGCACCCTCATCGGCGAGGGCACGGTGATCCGCGGTGAGCTGCAGTTCTCCGACGGCCTGCGCATCGACGGTGAAGTCCAAGGCGACGTGATCGCCAGCGAGGTGGACACCAGCATCCTCGTCATCAGCGAGAAGGCCCGCGTGGTGGGGCGTGTGAAGGCCGGTCACGTGATCATCAACGGCCACGTCACAGGCCCGGTGCAGGCCGACGCGCTGCTCGAGCTGCAACCCAAGGCGGTGATCGTGGGCGACGTCAAGTACGAAGCGCTTGAAATGCACCAGGGCGCCACCATTGAAGGTGAACTGCGCCCGCTGAAGGCGGAAGAAAAGCCCGCAATGATCAAGTTGGCGGCATCCAACGCCCAGTGAGGTCTTGTCCGGGGCGTGGATAATTGAGCCCTCGATAGGAAGGAAGTCCCCATGAGCGCCCTGGCACACGAAGTTCAAACCCCCGCAGCCGATGCCCCCCCGGTGCCGCTGGTCTTCACCGACAGCGCGGCCAACAAGGTCAAGGAACTGGTCGACGAGGAAGGCAACCCCGACCTGAAGCTGCGCGTCTTCGTGCAAGGCGGTGGCTGCTCAGGCTTCCAGTACGGCTTCACCTTCGACGAGATCGTCAACGAAGACGATACGCAGATGAACAAGAACGGCGTCACGCTGCTCATCGACGCCATGAGCCTGCAGTACTTGGCGGGTGCCGAGATCGACTACAAGGACGACCTCCAAGGCGCCCAGTTCGTGATCAAGAACCCCAACGCGACGACGACCTGCGGCTGCGGGTCGAGCTTCTCGGTCTGACCGGGACGCCGTTTCGCCAAAAGGCCGCCGCAAGGCGGCCTTTTGCATTCAGGCGGGGTACCAGGCCCCCAGCACACGCGGGCCGCTGGCGCCTGTGACGGCGCTCAAGTTGCCCGGCAAGCTGTGGGCATGCCTATAGGCGAGCCATGCGAAGGCGGCAGCTTCCACGTGCTGCGCCGGCAGGCCGCGCGCGTCGCTCGGCCGCACGGCCATGCCGGGCAGGTGATGGGCCAGGCGCCCCATCAGGTGCAGGTTGAGGGCGCCGCCTCCGCAGACCAGCAACTCGCTCGCATCCGACGCGTGAGCCTTGACCGCATCGGTGCAGGTCACCGCCGTGAGTTCGCACAGCGTGGCCTGCACGTCGACGGGATGACAGGGCCCATGCGCCCGCAGGCGGCTCTCGAGCCAAGTGACGTTGAAAAGATCGCGGCCCGTGCTCTTGGGTGGTGGTTCCGCGAAATAGGGTTCCTGGAGCAGCAGGTCGAGCAGGCCGCGTTGCACGGTCCCTTGCGCTGCCCAGGCGCCATCGGCGTCGAAGCGCTGGCCGGTGTGGCGCAGGCACCAGAGGTCCATCAGCACGTTGGCCGGGCCGCAGTCGAAGCCGGTGGTGTGGCCATCGGCGAGCAGGGCGGTGAGGTTGCTGATGCCGCCGAGGTTGAGCACGGCCCGCGTCTCACCCGCCTGGCCAAAGAGCGCGCGGTGGAAGGCGGCGACAAGCGGCGCGCCCTGCCCACCGGCGGCCACATCCCGCGTGCGGAAGTCGGCCACCACCGCGATGCCGCTGCGTTCGGCCAGCAGGCTTGGATTGTTGATCTGCCATGTGTAGCCGAGGCCGGGCCGGTGACGCACGGTCTGGCCGTGGCTGCCGATGGCGCGCACGGCGCGCGCATCGACGTTCGCGTTGGCGAGCAATTCGGCCACCACCTCGATGTAGAGCGCGGCCAGCGCATTGGAGGCGAGCGCCGAGCGGTGCAGCTCGTCGGCGCCGGAGGTGTTGAGAGCCAACAGCTCTTCACGCAGCGCTTCCGGGAACGCCCGGTAGGCGTGCGAGACAACCCTCGGAAAGCCGCTGGCCGAGAACTCGGCCAGCACGCCATCCACCCCGTCGAGCGAGGTGCCCGACATCAGCCCTGCAAACAATTCAGCCATCGCCGAATTGTGCAGCGGCTCACTCGGCTTGGGCGAATCGGTAGGGGTTGGCCTTCGCCACTTCGAGCTGCTGGCGCAGCCCCCGCGCCACGGCGGTGAACTGCGCGCGCGATTCGGGCGCGAGTTCGACCGCCTCCGAGGTCTTGGCGATGACCAGCGGATCCTGGTGCTGGCCCTTGACCTTCACCTCGAAGTGCAGATGTGGGCCGGTGGCCCAGCCGGTCGCGCCGACGGCCCCGATGCGTGCGCCCTGTTCGACGCGCTCGCCCTTGCGCACATCGATGCGGCTCAGGTGACCATAAAGCGTGGTGCGCTCGTTGCTGTGGCGCACCTGCACGACGTTGCCGTAGCCGTTCTGCCAACCGGCGAATTCGACGACGCCATCGCCGACGTTGCGCACCGGCGTGCCGGTCGGCGCGCCGTAGTCCACGCCGAGGTGCTGGCGCCAGACCTTGTGGATCGGGTGCATGCGCATCGAGAAACCCGAGGTCACACGCGAGAACTCCATCGGGCTCGCGAGAAACGCCCGGCGTTTGCTCTGGCCATCGAAGCCGTAATAGCCGCCCTTGCTGTGCGCATCCTGGTACCAGACAGCGGAATACGTGCGGTTGTCGTTGACGAATTCGGCGGCGAGCACGCGGCCCGAGGCCTGGTTCCACGTGATCGGCTCGCCATCGGCGGTGAGCGCTTCGTAGACGACGTGGAAGCTGTCGCCGCGGCGCAGCTCGCGGCGGAAGTCGATGTCGGTCGAGAACATCTCGGCCAGCTGCGTGGCCACGGGGTCGGGAATCTTGGCTTCGTCGGTCGCGGCAAAGAGCGAGCTGCGGATCGTGCCCGTCCCGGTGCGCACTTCGCTTTCGAGCTTGGCCGTTTCCACACCGGCGAGGAATTTGTCGCCGACGCGGGTGATGCGCAGGCGCGAGAAGTGGGTGCCGAACTGGTCGCTGTTTTCTGCGGGGTAGCGGGCGATCAACTCCTCCAGCACGCCCGACTCGTCGATGCGCACCCGCACGATCTTGCCGGCGCGGCCTTCGAGCAGCTTGCGCGCGGTGCGGTCGCTGCGGATGAAGGCGGCGGCGGTGACGTCGGCCACGCTCAGGCGGGCCAGCAGGCTGTCGGCGGTGTCGGTCGGGCGGGTCAGGTCGTTGCGATAGAGCTGCAGCGTGTGGCTCGCGAGCGCTTCCAGCTGCGACGAGATGTCTTCGGGAGTGACGATTTCCGTCACCATGCGCCGCGGCAGGTCGGCCGCATCGGGGGCCAGCGGCGCGATGCCGAAGGCGGTCACGCCAAAGCCCATCAGGCCGGTGACGATCAGGGTGGTGAGGGTGCGCGGGTGGCGACCGATGAACTGGGTGAGGCGCGAACCGGCCGCAACCGCGTCGCGCTCAAGCGTTTCCAACGAACTCAATTTTGATCGGGGGGCACAAAGGCCCCGGGCTGCAAGCGCCGCGCGAGCGATGCTCTGGTTGATCTTCTCGTCCTGGGGCGTCCACTAGAATCGCGGTCGCCGTTGCGGACCCCATTCACGGGGTGTTCCGTCGGGTGCGGCGCAGTATAAGCGGCACCCTTTTCGTCCCCCGCATTGCCTGACTCCCGGAAAACCCCTGAGGTTCCCTTTCTCCTATGTCTTTGTCAGAAGAAAAGACCTCCCCCGCGCCCAAGTACCCCGTCACCGACAAGGTGCTGGAGGCGCTGGCCATCAGCCGCCGGGGATGCGATGAGCTGCTTCCCGAGGCCGACTGGCTGGCCAAACTCGCTCGTTCAGAAGCAACGGGCGTGCCACTGCGCATCAAGCTGGGCCTCGACCCGACCGCGCCCGACATCCACGTCGGCCACACGGTGGTGCTCAACAAGATGCGCCAGCTGCAGGACATCGGCCACCAGGTCATCTTCCTGATCGGTGACTTCACCTCAATGATCGGCGACCCCTCGGGCCGCAACACCACCCGCCCGCCGCTCACGCCCGAGCAGATCAAGGCCAACGCCGAGACCTACTACAAGCAGGCGAGCCTGGTGCTCGACCCCGCCAAGACCGAGATTCGCTACAACAGCGAATGGAGCGACCCGCTCGGCGCACGCGGCATGATCCAGCTCGCGGCGCGCTACACCGTGGCGCGCATGATGGAGCGCAACGACTTCCACGACCGCTTCAAGGCCGGCACGCCGATCAGCGTGCACGAGTTCCTCTACCCGCTGATGCAGGGCTACGACTCGGTGGCGCTCAAGAGTGACCTCGAGCTCGGCGGCACCGACCAGAAGTTCAACCTGCTGATGGGCCGCACGCTGCAGGCCGAATACGGGCAGGAGCCGCAGTGCATCCTGACGATGCCGCTGCTCGAAGGGCTCGATGGCGTCGAGAAGATGTCCAAGAGCAAGGGCAACTACATCGCGATCACCGAGCCGGCCAACGGCATGTTCGCGAAGATCCTGTCGATCAGCGACGAGCTGATGTGGAAGTACTTCACCTTGTTGAGCTTCAAGCCCGAAGCCGAGATCGCGAAGCTCAAGGCCGAGGTCGAGGCGGGTCGCAACCCCAAGGATGCGAAGGTGATGCTCGCCAAGGAGATCACCACACGCTTCCACAGCGCTGCAGCGGCTGACGCGGCCGAGGCCGACTTCAACAACCGCGCGCGTGGCGGGGTGCCCGATGACCTCCCCGAGGTGTCGCTCAGCGGTGCGCCGCTCGGCGTTGGCGCATTGCTGAAGCAAGCCAACCTCGCCCCTTCGAGCAGCGAAGCCAACCGCTTGATCGACGGCGGCGGTGTGCGCATCGACGGGAGCGTGGTCAGCGACAAAGGCCTGAAGCTCGATGCTGGCACCTACGTCGTGCAGGTGGGCAAGCGCAAGTTCGCGCGGGTGACGCTGGCCTGAGCCCGATGCGGCGTCGCGCTTTGCTCGGGGTGTTGCTCGCAGCAGCGTGCGCTGCAAACGCGGCACCCAACGCCGCCGAGCAGGCCCGCATCCAGCGCCTGATCGCCTATGTCGAGGCGCAGACCACCATCCGCTTCGTGCGCAACGGCTCGGCCTATTCGTCGAAAGACGCCGCCACCTTCCTGCGCAGGAAGTTCGAGAAGATGGGCGAGCACGTGACGACGGCCCAGCAGTTCATCGAGCAGATCGCGTCGAAGTCGAGCACGACCGGCGAGGTCTACCAGATCCGTTTTCCTGACGGCCGACAGGTCCCGGCCGCGCGCTTCCTCGGCGATGAGCTCAAGCGCATGGACGACGGCCGATGATCGCGTTGATTCAGCGTGTGCGCGGCGCGCGCGTGGAAGTGGCGGGCCGCATCACCGGCCGCATCGAGCAAGGCCTCCTGGTCTTCGTGTGCGCGGAGCCGGCCGACACCGAGGCGCTCGCCGACAAGCTCGTCGCCAAGCTGCTCAAGCTGCGCGTGTTCTCCGACGAGGCCGGCAAGATGAACCGCAGCGTGGCCGACGTGCAGGGCGGCCTGCTCATCGTCAGCCAGTTCACGCTCGCCGCTGACACCTCCGGCGGCAACCGCCCGAGTTTCACCAACGCCGCGCCGCCCGAGCTTGGCCGCCGCCTCTACGAGCGTGTGCTGGCCACGGCACGCGCGCAGCACCCGACGGTCGGCGAAGGCGAGTTCGGCGCCGACATGCAGGTGCACCTCGTCAACGACGGACCGGTCACCATTCCGATCACGCTGCGTGCGTAAACGAAAAGGCCGCCCGAAGGCGGCCTCGTCACGAGCGGCAAGAACCGTTCAGTCCGCGTACTGGCCCGCCGCCTTGATGATCGGCGTCCACTTGTTGATCTCGTCGGAGACGAACTTCTTGTGCTCGGCCGGGTTCGCGCGGGCATCCGACACGATCACTGCGCCGAGCGACTCCTGGTTCTTCACGAAGGTCGGGTCCTTCAGCGCCGCCTTCAGGGCGGTGTTGAGCTTGTCGATCACCGCCTTGGGCGTGCCCTTGGGCGCGTAGACGCCGTGCCAGATGGTCACGTTGAAGCCCTTCAGGCCTGCTTCATCCAGCGTGGGCAGCTTGGCCAGCGCCGGGGTGGCCAGGCGCTTGGTCGTGCTCACCGCAAACGCCTTGATCTTGCCCGCCTCGATCTGGCCGGTGGTGTTGGTGGTCTGGTCGCACATGATGTCGACCTGGCCGCCAAGCAGGTCGTTCATGGCCGGCGCGGTGCCCTTGTAAGGCACCGGGGTCATCTCGACCTTGATCGTGCTCTGGAAGAGCAGGCCGCACAGGTGCGAGGCCGAGCCCAGGCCGGCGTGGGCGAGGTTGATCTTGCCCTTGTTGGCATTGATCCAGGTCGACAGCTCGCTGTAGTTGTTGGCCGGCAGGGTGGGGCGGCCCACGAGCGTCATCGGCACTTCGTTCACGAGGCCGACGTACTCGAAGTCTTCGAGCGGCTTGAACTGCAGGTTGCGGTACAGCGCCACCGAGGTGGCCATGTTCACGTGCGTGAGCAGCAGCGTGTAGCCATCGGGGGTGGCCTTAGCGACCTTCGAGTTGCCGAGCGTGCCGCCGGCACCGGCCACGTTGTCGATCACGATGGTGGCATTGCCCAGCGGCTTGCGCACGGCTTCGGCGAAGTCGCGTGCCACCTTGTCGGTGGGGCCGCCCGCGGCGAATGGCACGACGATGGTGATGGCCTTCTCGGGGTAGGCAAACACACTGGTCGCTGCGAATGCTGCAGCGCAAGCGATCAGGAGCTTCTTCATGGCGGGGTTCCCTTCGGGGGTTGATCGGACCCGGGAATGCTAGAAGCGCCGCGCCCGCCGGGCATGGCGGGAACTACGTAATGGTTCGGCCGTAGTGGGCTTCAACCCACGCTGCGTGTGTCGTCGATCACCTTGCCGTCGTTGGGCAGGCTGCCGGGTGCGCACAAG
This genomic window contains:
- a CDS encoding polymer-forming cytoskeletal protein, translating into MFAKKKQPPIRTLIGEGTVIRGELQFSDGLRIDGEVQGDVIASEVDTSILVISEKARVVGRVKAGHVIINGHVTGPVQADALLELQPKAVIVGDVKYEALEMHQGATIEGELRPLKAEEKPAMIKLAASNAQ
- the erpA gene encoding iron-sulfur cluster insertion protein ErpA, which gives rise to MSALAHEVQTPAADAPPVPLVFTDSAANKVKELVDEEGNPDLKLRVFVQGGGCSGFQYGFTFDEIVNEDDTQMNKNGVTLLIDAMSLQYLAGAEIDYKDDLQGAQFVIKNPNATTTCGCGSSFSV
- a CDS encoding anhydro-N-acetylmuramic acid kinase; translated protein: MAELFAGLMSGTSLDGVDGVLAEFSASGFPRVVSHAYRAFPEALREELLALNTSGADELHRSALASNALAALYIEVVAELLANANVDARAVRAIGSHGQTVRHRPGLGYTWQINNPSLLAERSGIAVVADFRTRDVAAGGQGAPLVAAFHRALFGQAGETRAVLNLGGISNLTALLADGHTTGFDCGPANVLMDLWCLRHTGQRFDADGAWAAQGTVQRGLLDLLLQEPYFAEPPPKSTGRDLFNVTWLESRLRAHGPCHPVDVQATLCELTAVTCTDAVKAHASDASELLVCGGGALNLHLMGRLAHHLPGMAVRPSDARGLPAQHVEAAAFAWLAYRHAHSLPGNLSAVTGASGPRVLGAWYPA
- a CDS encoding M23 family metallopeptidase; its protein translation is METLERDAVAAGSRLTQFIGRHPRTLTTLIVTGLMGFGVTAFGIAPLAPDAADLPRRMVTEIVTPEDISSQLEALASHTLQLYRNDLTRPTDTADSLLARLSVADVTAAAFIRSDRTARKLLEGRAGKIVRVRIDESGVLEELIARYPAENSDQFGTHFSRLRITRVGDKFLAGVETAKLESEVRTGTGTIRSSLFAATDEAKIPDPVATQLAEMFSTDIDFRRELRRGDSFHVVYEALTADGEPITWNQASGRVLAAEFVNDNRTYSAVWYQDAHSKGGYYGFDGQSKRRAFLASPMEFSRVTSGFSMRMHPIHKVWRQHLGVDYGAPTGTPVRNVGDGVVEFAGWQNGYGNVVQVRHSNERTTLYGHLSRIDVRKGERVEQGARIGAVGATGWATGPHLHFEVKVKGQHQDPLVIAKTSEAVELAPESRAQFTAVARGLRQQLEVAKANPYRFAQAE
- the tyrS gene encoding tyrosine--tRNA ligase; the encoded protein is MSLSEEKTSPAPKYPVTDKVLEALAISRRGCDELLPEADWLAKLARSEATGVPLRIKLGLDPTAPDIHVGHTVVLNKMRQLQDIGHQVIFLIGDFTSMIGDPSGRNTTRPPLTPEQIKANAETYYKQASLVLDPAKTEIRYNSEWSDPLGARGMIQLAARYTVARMMERNDFHDRFKAGTPISVHEFLYPLMQGYDSVALKSDLELGGTDQKFNLLMGRTLQAEYGQEPQCILTMPLLEGLDGVEKMSKSKGNYIAITEPANGMFAKILSISDELMWKYFTLLSFKPEAEIAKLKAEVEAGRNPKDAKVMLAKEITTRFHSAAAADAAEADFNNRARGGVPDDLPEVSLSGAPLGVGALLKQANLAPSSSEANRLIDGGGVRIDGSVVSDKGLKLDAGTYVVQVGKRKFARVTLA
- a CDS encoding DUF5329 family protein gives rise to the protein MRRRALLGVLLAAACAANAAPNAAEQARIQRLIAYVEAQTTIRFVRNGSAYSSKDAATFLRRKFEKMGEHVTTAQQFIEQIASKSSTTGEVYQIRFPDGRQVPAARFLGDELKRMDDGR
- the dtd gene encoding D-aminoacyl-tRNA deacylase; the protein is MIALIQRVRGARVEVAGRITGRIEQGLLVFVCAEPADTEALADKLVAKLLKLRVFSDEAGKMNRSVADVQGGLLIVSQFTLAADTSGGNRPSFTNAAPPELGRRLYERVLATARAQHPTVGEGEFGADMQVHLVNDGPVTIPITLRA
- a CDS encoding tripartite tricarboxylate transporter substrate-binding protein translates to MKKLLIACAAAFAATSVFAYPEKAITIVVPFAAGGPTDKVARDFAEAVRKPLGNATIVIDNVAGAGGTLGNSKVAKATPDGYTLLLTHVNMATSVALYRNLQFKPLEDFEYVGLVNEVPMTLVGRPTLPANNYSELSTWINANKGKINLAHAGLGSASHLCGLLFQSTIKVEMTPVPYKGTAPAMNDLLGGQVDIMCDQTTNTTGQIEAGKIKAFAVSTTKRLATPALAKLPTLDEAGLKGFNVTIWHGVYAPKGTPKAVIDKLNTALKAALKDPTFVKNQESLGAVIVSDARANPAEHKKFVSDEINKWTPIIKAAGQYAD